The Mycolicibacterium cosmeticum DNA window GCCAGCACCCCCAGCGAGTTCCCGCTGATCAGCGCCAACAGCTTGTCATCGAAAACCAAACGGCCCATGCGACGAGGGTACGTCGATACCATCGAGACGATGACCGCTCTGCCCAGGATTGCCCCGCCGCCGGTGCGGAACCCCGGCCCGTGACGCGTTATGCCGCCTTCCTGCGCGGCGTCAACGTCGGCGGGGTGAACCTGAAGATGGCCGAGGTGGCCAGGGTGTTCACCGACGCCGGCTTCGGCGATGTCAAGACGGTGCTGGCCAGTGGAAATGTGTTGCTGGACAGCAACTCCGGGGTAGAGAAGGTACGCAGTACGGCGGAGGCCGCGTTACGGAAGGCGTTCGGATACGACGCCTGGGTGCTGGCCTACGACCTGGACACGCTGCGCGACATCAGCGCCGGATACCCGTTCGAACGCGAGGTGCCCGAGCACCACTCCTATGTCACCTTCGTCAGCGACGACGCGGTGCTCGACGAGCTCGCCGGCCTGGCGGCCGATGCCGGCGAGACGGCCGCGCGCGGGGCCGGTGTCCTGTACTGGCAGGTCGCCCGTTCGGCGACGCTGGACTCCGCGATCGGCAAGACCATGGGCAAGAAGCGCTACAAGTCGTCGACCACCACCCGCAACCTGCGCACGCTGGACAAAGTGCTGCGCTGACCCGGGCGTGGGTAGATTCGGCTCCGTGACTTCGGAGAAGATCGACGGCTCGGCACTGACCGGGGTGTCCGAGACGGCGCTGTTGACGTTGCAGGTCCGCGCCAACGAGGCCCGCAGGCCCGATGCCATCCTCGACGATCCGGTGGCGATCGACCTCGTCGACGCCATCGACTTCGACTTCGCCAAGTTCGGCCCGTCCCGGCGCCAGGACATGGCGCTGCGCGCGCTCACCTTCGACGCCGCCACCCGCGACTACCTCCGCGATCATCCGGCCGCCACCGTCGTCGCCCTCGCCGAGGGGCTGCAGACCAGTTTCTACCGCATCGACGCCTCCGACGTCGGCGACCGGTTCCGTTGGCTCACCGTCGATCTGCCGCCGATCGTGGCGCTGCGCGAGAGTCTGCTACCGCCGTCGGACCGGGTCCGGGCGTGCGCACAATCGGCACTGGACTACAGCTGGATGGATGAGGTCGGAGCCGCGGCGACATCGAGCTCGGACTCCGACGACGGTGTCTTCATCACCGCGGAGGGGCTGTTGATGTACCTGCAGCCCGACGAGGCGCTCGGCTTGATCGCCGCCTGCGCGCAGCGGTTCCCCGGTGGGCAGATGATGTTCGACCTGCCGCCGCATTGGTTCGCCTGGGGTTCGCGCAACGGCCTGCTGCGGCCGTCGTTGCGCTACCGGGTTCCGCCGATGCCGTTCAGCCTGTCGGTCGCCCAGGCGGCGGAGCTGGCCGCCACGATTCCCGGTGTCCGCGCCGTGCATGATGTCCCGCTGCAGCCGGGACGCGGCCGGGTGGTGAACACCTTGATCTGGGCCGCGCACCGGCTTCCACTGCTGAACTCGGTGCGCGGAGTGGTCATCTTGCTGGAGTTCGGCTGACCCGGCCGCGGGCCGCGTTCTGACCGATCACCGTCACCAGGCGGCGGATGAGGCCGGGAGCCAGGTCGTGGCCCATCCCCGGGATCGTGAGATGGCGGGCAGCCGGGATCGCGGCCGCGGTGGCGGCGCCACCGCTGGGATGCACGATCCGGTCCCGGTCGCCGTGCACGACCAGTGTCGGGGCGGTGATCCGGCCGAGTTCGGCGGTACGGTCGCCGGATTTGAAGATCGCGTTGATCTGGCGCGCCACCCCGGCGCCGGCACAGGGACCCGGTCCGCGCTCCCACGCACCGCCGGCGTAGTCGGCCGCCGCCTCGACATCCAGCGGGAAGCCCCTGCCGGCAAGATGTTTCATCATCGCGACGTGTCGATCGATGAACGCCTGCTTGGTCCGTGGCGGCCGCTTGGCCAACAACGCCAACGTGGAAAGGGCCGGCTGCCCGACGTCCGGCGCTCCGGTCGTCGAGAAGATGGAGGTCAGGGTCAGCACCCGGTCGGGATACCGGGCGGCGACCGTCTGGGCGATCATGCCGCCCATCGACATCCCCACCAGGTGCGCCCGATCGATGTCGAGGTGGTCGAGCAGGGCGATGACGTCGGCGGCCATGTCGCCCAGGTCGTAGCCGTCTGCGCGGGGGCGGCGAGTGAGCTGGCGCAGCGTACCGGGCGGCGCGGTGGTAGCCCAGGTGGACCGCCCGACGTCGCGGTTGTCCAGCCTGATGACGCGGAAGCCCTGCCCGGTCAGCCCGTCGACCATCTCCGCCGGCCAGGAGGTGAGATCCAGCGTGAGACCGGCGATGAGCACCAGCGGCTGTCCCATCGGATCGCCGTCGACGCGGTAGCAGACCCGGTTCCCACCCGGGCGCACACAGTACCGATCGGTCATCGAGCGGCGACGGGTTCGGTTGCCGCGACGCGCGTGCTGAACCGCAGGTTCGGGTCGGTCACCGGCCCGTTGCGCAGCGTTTCGGCGTCGGCCGTGTAGTTCATCGTCATCTGCCAGGGGCCGTTCGCCCCTTGGCGGGGCAGCTCGGCGGCGCTGCGGCTGATATAGCCGGCGCCGAAGTCGATCAGCGGCAGCGTCGTCATGGCCGGGTCGCTGAATTCCGGGCGGACCGCGTCGAAACCGTTGGCGTCCATGTAGGACAGCAACCGGCAGAAGTGCTCGCACAGCAGCCCGACCTTGAGCGTCCACGACGAGTTGGTGTAGCCGAACGCGAAGGCGAAATTGGGCACGCCGGAAAGCATGATGCCCTTGTAGGCCACGGTTTCCGCGGGGTTCACCGGCACCCCGTCCACGGTGAGCCGCATCCCGCCGAACAGCTGGACCTGCAAACCCGTTGCGGTGACGATGATGTCGGCCTCCAGCTCACGGCCGGACTCCAGTGCGATACCGCGCTCGGTGAAGGTGGCGATCCGGTCGGTGACCACCGAGGCGCTGCCGTCGCCGAGCACCTTGAACAGGTCGCCGTCGGGCACCGCGCACAGCCGCTGATCCCACGGGTTGTAGCTCGGGTTGAAGTGCTCGTCGACCGGGTAGCCGGCGGGCAACTGTTTGGTGTTGATGTACCGGATCAGCTTGCGGGCGGCCCGCGGGTACTTCTGGCAGAAGACGTAGACCGAGCGCTGTTTGAGGATGTTCTTGCGCCGGGTGAGGGCGTAGCCGCGTTTGTCACCCAACAGTTTCTTGGCGGTGTTGGCGAAGCCGTCCTTGGCCGGGACCGGCATCACGTAGGTGGGTGAGCGCTGCAGCATGGTGACGTGTCCGGCGGTCGGCGCCATCGCCGGGATCAGTGTCACCGCGGTGGCGCCGCTGCCGATCACCACGACCTTCTTGCCGGTGTAGTCCAGGTCGTGCGGCCAGTGCTGCGGATGCACCACCTGGCCGGTGAACCGCTCGCGGCCGGGGAACTCCGGGGTGTAGCCCTGGTCGTAGCGGTAGTAGCCGCCGGCGCAGAACAGCCAGTTGGCCGAGATCTGGATCAGCTCGCCGTCCCGCTCGATGTCGACCACCCAGCGCGAGTCCGCGCTGTGCCATGCCGCGGCGATCACCTTGTGGTGGAACCGGATCCGGCGGTCGATCCCGTTCTCGGCCACCGTCTCGCGCAGGTAGGCCAGGATCTTGTCGGCGGTGGCGATGGCATGCTCGTCGCGCCACGGCTTGAACTCGTACCCGAAGGTGTGCAGGTCGGAGTCCGACCGGATGCCCGGATAGCGGAACAGGTCCCACGTGCCGCCGGTGGCGCCGCGCGCCTCGATGATGGCGTAGCTGCGGCCCGGGTGCTCCCGCTGCAGATAGTAGGCAGCGCCGATACCCGAGATGCCGGCGCCGACGATCAGCACGTCGAGGTG harbors:
- a CDS encoding DUF1697 domain-containing protein, which codes for MTRYAAFLRGVNVGGVNLKMAEVARVFTDAGFGDVKTVLASGNVLLDSNSGVEKVRSTAEAALRKAFGYDAWVLAYDLDTLRDISAGYPFEREVPEHHSYVTFVSDDAVLDELAGLAADAGETAARGAGVLYWQVARSATLDSAIGKTMGKKRYKSSTTTRNLRTLDKVLR
- a CDS encoding class I SAM-dependent methyltransferase — its product is MTSEKIDGSALTGVSETALLTLQVRANEARRPDAILDDPVAIDLVDAIDFDFAKFGPSRRQDMALRALTFDAATRDYLRDHPAATVVALAEGLQTSFYRIDASDVGDRFRWLTVDLPPIVALRESLLPPSDRVRACAQSALDYSWMDEVGAAATSSSDSDDGVFITAEGLLMYLQPDEALGLIAACAQRFPGGQMMFDLPPHWFAWGSRNGLLRPSLRYRVPPMPFSLSVAQAAELAATIPGVRAVHDVPLQPGRGRVVNTLIWAAHRLPLLNSVRGVVILLEFG
- a CDS encoding alpha/beta fold hydrolase gives rise to the protein MGQPLVLIAGLTLDLTSWPAEMVDGLTGQGFRVIRLDNRDVGRSTWATTAPPGTLRQLTRRPRADGYDLGDMAADVIALLDHLDIDRAHLVGMSMGGMIAQTVAARYPDRVLTLTSIFSTTGAPDVGQPALSTLALLAKRPPRTKQAFIDRHVAMMKHLAGRGFPLDVEAAADYAGGAWERGPGPCAGAGVARQINAIFKSGDRTAELGRITAPTLVVHGDRDRIVHPSGGAATAAAIPAARHLTIPGMGHDLAPGLIRRLVTVIGQNAARGRVSRTPAR
- a CDS encoding flavin-containing monooxygenase yields the protein MTHTEHLDVLIVGAGISGIGAAYYLQREHPGRSYAIIEARGATGGTWDLFRYPGIRSDSDLHTFGYEFKPWRDEHAIATADKILAYLRETVAENGIDRRIRFHHKVIAAAWHSADSRWVVDIERDGELIQISANWLFCAGGYYRYDQGYTPEFPGRERFTGQVVHPQHWPHDLDYTGKKVVVIGSGATAVTLIPAMAPTAGHVTMLQRSPTYVMPVPAKDGFANTAKKLLGDKRGYALTRRKNILKQRSVYVFCQKYPRAARKLIRYINTKQLPAGYPVDEHFNPSYNPWDQRLCAVPDGDLFKVLGDGSASVVTDRIATFTERGIALESGRELEADIIVTATGLQVQLFGGMRLTVDGVPVNPAETVAYKGIMLSGVPNFAFAFGYTNSSWTLKVGLLCEHFCRLLSYMDANGFDAVRPEFSDPAMTTLPLIDFGAGYISRSAAELPRQGANGPWQMTMNYTADAETLRNGPVTDPNLRFSTRVAATEPVAAR